The sequence ttagcAAAAATTCACATCTTTCCTTGGTCACTTTTTACCTGACTGAAATTATCCCCATATTCATGTCTTGTTTACTATTGTGAAATGTTCTCTGTTGCAGAAAATTTACTACTTTATCCAGCAGAAAATGTTATTTATGGGGACTATGTGTACAAGATTTGGGATGATGAACTGATAAAATATGTTCTTGGTTTCTTCACACCACAAAACATGAGAGTTGATGTGGTATCAAAGTCATCAATTAAGTCAGAAGGTAAATCTTATATGCGCTTttatgcaaagaaaaaaagcagaaaaaagaGGAAGTATCTACTGCATCTTATTATATTGTTGTTCTTAATCTCAttttaatattgaaaaattatagGAAGTATCTAGCAGGTTTTTTTTAGTGCTATCCATCATATACTCATTATTTATGAGTACGAATGTAACGTAACCATGATTCATCTTTGTCCATTTTATATGTGAGAATTTTGACTTAAGCTCTACTCTCTTTAACTGTTTCAGATTTCCAGTGCGAGCCTTGGTTTGGCTCACATTATACTGAGGAAGATATATCCCCATCTTTAATGGATTTGTGGAAGGATCCTCCAGAAATTGATGTCTCATTGCATCTCCCCTCAAAGAACGAGTTTATTCCTTGTGATTTTTCCATCCGTTCTGATAACTCGTGTCTTGATCCTGCCAATATATCTTCTCCAAGGTGTATAATTGATGAACCATTAATTAAGTTCTGGTACAAGCTTGATAACACCTTTAAACTTCCGCGGGCAAATACATACTTCCGCATCAATCTGAAGAGTGGATATGCCAATTTGAAGAGTTGTGTTTTGACTGAATTATATATTCTCCTTCTTAAAGATGAGCTGAATGAGATTGTATATCAGGTTCCTGTCTTGTCCTTATAACTAATTATTTGCGCTTCAGTTTGTATGTctgagactcttttgtacTTAAATATGTTTTAGGAGAACAGTACTTGCATTTAGTTCAGTTTTGAATCTCTCTGCAGTCTGTCCAAGTTTGTTCAGTAGAGGGACTTGGTTGTTACAGTGGCTTAGAGTATAGAATAGAAAATCGTTGTACGTAATTGtccaaacaaaatatttttctgtTAACTTTCCATTACGTAATCAGAAGCCACAAATGTGTTTTCTTATCCAAATCTTTTAAGACAAGGCTGCTTCCTTTCAATCTTCACTCTTCaaaagttttaattttcttaacaaattttccccattttaATCTCCTTAATATTTAGTAATTCAGTTGTAAAATTGTATATGGTTGCCAATGTCCCCGTCTTGCTTACCTCAGTTTTAGCACTAAAGAGACCAAGGCCTGTTTTCTAATGGTGTGTTTATTTAGTTGATGCTGTTTTCATTAAATAGGTCATCTTGTTCACAGTGACTAATCACCTTGTCTTTCCTAGCAAAGATGCTTTTAAATGTATACACTCGAGGAACTTTTTTTCTGTGTGCGCAGGCCAGTGTTGCCAAGCTGGAAACTTCTGTATCTTTGTTGAGTGACAAACTGGAGCTTAAGGTCTATGGTTTCAATAATAAGCTTCCAGCTCTCTTGTCCAAAGTTTTGGCAACAGCCAAAAGTTTCTTGCCAACAGATGATCGTTTTAAGGTATTTGTGTTGCCTTTAATTCCCATCACTCCATTCTATGTATGGTTTAAGTTTGATTTGTGTATAGATGGAATACCTTGCTGGTTTCTGGCTTGTCCATTTCTAAGTGATACTTTAACAGGTTGTTAAAGAAGATATGAAACGAACATTGAAGAACACCAATATGAAGCCTTTGAGTCACTCATCATACTTGAGGCTGCAAGTGCTGTGTCAGAGTTTCTATGATGTAGAGGAGAAGTTGCATGTTTTAAAGGAATTGTCTATATCTGATTTGAAGTCATTTATTCCCGAGCTTTGTTCCCAGGTATACTACACACTTGTCATGATGGATATTTGTTATAGGTTACTGTAGTCAATTCGTCAAACTCAACATCATCCTCCGGCCAGGTCTTTTTTCCAGAAAAAACCATGCTGTTCAGGCTTCACCTCCTATTCTTCCACTTTCATGTATAACTTGATAAGTGGAGAGTGGTATGATATAGTGAAAGAATTGGAGTCTCCCTGGCAAATGTGAATCAAATAGTTAATTTTGGACTTTCCTTCAAAAATGTTTTTCTATGTCGTTTTTAGAATTAGTTTACTTCAGCCATTCACTTACAGCTTACCTTCTCCTCATTATGTACAGCTATACATCGAGggcctttgccatggcaatttGTTCGAAGAAGAAGCAATTAGCCTgtcaaatatatttaaaatgaatttttccATCCAACCACTTCCTATCGAATTGAGGCATAAAGAACATGTTATTTGTCTTCCCCCTGGTGCTAACCTGACTAGAGATGCCAGTGTGAAGAATAAGTCGGATACGAACTCTGTGATTGAGGTAACTCGAAATGGattaattttgtttggttttccATAAATGAAGATGTAATTTCTTCTGTCTTATATGTTGATATTCTTCCCTTGGTTACTGCAGCTGTATTTTCAAATTGAGCAGGAAGTGGGCATTGAGTCCACCAGATTGAAAGCATTGATAGATctttttgatgaaattgtaGAGGAACCACTTTTCAATCAGCTAAGGTGATTTTATTTGTGGTTTAAACTATTACTTACACTAAAGAATATGAAACtgataataaattttatttggggcgagattatatatatttgaacaGATATTCATATAATTTTCTGTCTATTTCTGGAAATAGGACGAAGGAGCAGCTTGGATATGTTGTTGAGTGTAGCCCACGGGTAACATACCGtgtttttggcttttgtttCTGTGTTCAGTCGTCTGAGTACAACCCAATCTACTTACAAGGGAGAGTTGACAACTTTATAAATGGTCTGGAAGAATTGTTGGTAAGCAGTCAAGGTTCTTTCTAAATGCTGCTGCTAGTTTATGGTCTTCGccacaatttttattttataaaattacataAGCTTTATAATTATTGTGACCAAGATGACTTGCATATGGGATCTTGCAATTTGAGGTTCCGTATTGTTAGATGTATAAAGCAATTCTAGTTTGTGGAAAACTTCTCTCGGATCTGATATCATTGCATTATTTCTACTTCTGTTCGTGATTTAAGTTACATAATTATTGAGAATATATTGGCATTTGCAGGAAGGGCTTGATGGTGATTCATTTGAGAATTATAGAAGTGGGCTAATGGCTAAGCTATTGGAGAAAGATCCATCCCTCACATATGAAACCAATAGATATTGGAATCAGATTATTGATAAAAGGTGCTGTTGTCCTCTGTGGTTGGTCCAGATTACAATTCCAAATACTACATTTAAAGACAATTCTGTTATTTGAATGGGTTTCTTCTTTCTGTATATTGGTTCATTGGGATTTCTAATACTTTTGACTTGGTGCTCATTTTAACTCTACTAATTGTTTGATCTACAGGTATATATTTGACTTGTCAAAAAGGGAAGCCGAAGAACTCGGAAGCATTGACAAGGAGGATGTTATCAACTGGTACAAAATGTACTTACAACAATCATCTCCGAAGTGTCGTAGGCTTGCGATTCGCGTTTGGGGTTGCAACACTGACCGGAAAGAGGCAGAAGCACGATTGGAGTCTGTGCAAGTCATTGAAGACCCTGCTACCTTTAAGATGTCATCGAGGTTCTATCCTAGCATTTGTTGAAAATATGGACCAGCTTTGATTACTTGATAAAAATTGAACCGTTAGAAACGAAGGCCTCAGTTTTGACCGGGCTGTATGCAGGTCAATATGACCACCTGgaagaggaaaatgaaaatcaagaatATTTACCATTATATTGGGATTATACATGCATTCATGTACAATTACATTCATttcaatattaataaattattaataaagTGAATTTTGTGGTAAGAATCATTACCCTGGTTCTTCTGGCCTCTGGTAAATCCTGGACCCCTCAAAGCATACCAACAAGTCACTCCCAGAATGTTGGGTTTGAATCATTGCCCTTCCCCCTCAAAACATGTAACTAACATAAGAAGCTCAAGCATTATAACTGAAAAAAgaactcaaaataaaaaggaattgaAGTTCCATTTTGCCCCTTATTAcaaaaaccaagaaaaaaatacaccACGTTACAACAGCGCCACTCAGCTCGACAGCCACCCCCCACCCTCCCTCCTCTggaactctctctcttcagcACGCCGTTCTGatgggaaagagagaaacaaaaagggcaagagagagagagggagttAGTTCTAGGGTAGGGGTCCGGGAAGGAGGTGTCGGTGTCGGGAAAGCGGCTCTCGAGAGCCGTTGCCAGTGATGGTATTGGGAAGCTCCTGGCAATTTGAAAAGCAAAGTTTTTGTCTGAATGGGTAAAATGGTAACTTCAGATTTTGTTGGACTGAATTGAATAGAAGCAcctaaaaatagtttatttgaGAAGATGACGGGAAAAAGTTCATCAAACCAAAGTTTGGAGAATCCTGAAAAACTATGTGCAATCTGCATGAAAGATTGCTAGTCCTGCCTGCAATATTCTCTTCCAATTACATTGCATTGCATGGGATTGCAGTGAAATACATTGCATGGGATTGCGTTGAATTACTccaatgagagagagagagagagagatttaaCCAGATGGCCCGTTGCACTTTCTCTTCGTTGGACGATATCGTAATAACGCCTCTGAATGATACACGATTATACAGACTAATTGAGCTCGAGAATGGCCTCACTGCATTGCTTTCCTTCTGAATGATTATTATATAGATTGTTTTCCATCTACACAGTGAGAAATTTTCCTTAAATTTTGAGCACTAAGTAATTGGTTTTCTAGAGGGCTGGGGAAGCTTGCATTTTTACTTCAAAGCTAGAGGGTGGGCAACATATTTGGCTGCTGCTGGTGTTGGCAGTGGATGTATTTACCGAACTTCTGTGGCTTATGTCTTCGAGGTGTCCATACGCCTCACTGATTCTGGATTGGAAAAGGTGTCATCTGTATTTTATCCTCTTAGAGAATCTTTTGATATaagataaattttattatccCATTGATGAGTTTTTATGAACCTACCTTACTTTTGGATTTCCTTTCCTAGAGAGTTTGGGAGAACTTGATGATTTCATAGATTCTCACCTTAATATTTTCTACTGGCATAGTTACTAACTTTGGAGCAAAGCAAAGTACCTTCATTACATTTCATTTTCTATATGCAATGCTTATCTTGCAGATGTTCGACATAATTGGGATTGTCTATCAATACATTAAGTTACTGCGTCAAGTGTCTCCACAAGAATGGATATTTAGGGAACTCCAGGATATTGGAAACATGGAATTTAAATTCACAGAGGAAGAGCACCAGAATGTTTATGCTTCACGACTTTCCGGTTATCTTTTGTTATTGAAACTGCACATCTTTCCTTGCTCATGTTTTGCCTGACCTAAAGTATCCCTGCTCcataagttttcttttttagaatatctatatatatatatatatatatatattggccAAAAGGTTATCTCCATATTCATCTTGTGTTTACTATTGTGAAATTTTCTATTGCAGAAAATTTACTACTTTATCCAGcagaatatataaattatggCAGCTTTGCGTACGAGATTTGGGATGAGGAATTGAAATTGATGTCTCATTGCATCCGTTCTAATATTataatagtacagccgcgcggctatactctggcAATATATTCTAATATTATAATAGTAcggccgcccggctatacgcTGGCAATATATTCTAATATTataatagtacagccgcccggctatacgcTGGCAATATATTCTAATATTAtaattagtatagccgcgcggctatactctggcaatatattctaatattataatagtacagccgcccggctattcacttgtaaaatattataatattttaattagtatagccgcttgGCTATACCGTTGCAATATATTATAACTGAAGGGGACTCCGTACAGATATGTACGAATTGGGGATTTGGGGCGGGTTTTTGGATAGCCACCGACCAGGACGGGAAAGGAATTCTTCAAAAATGCTTACCGGAAATAGGGGCAGGCACCGGGAACGGAAACACGTACCGACTCCGAATCAGCTGGTTGCCATCCCTACTAACATTAGAAGCTCAAGAATTATAACTGAAATGGAAAGGACTcgaaacaaaaaggaaatgaaattcCCATTTTGCTCCTTAATACAAAAACCAAGAGCAAAGACTCCACATCACAACCCCGCCAGAGCTTTCCATGCCGGCGGCTCCTCTGATGCCCGCACCTTCCCGCCCCGGgaattctctttctctctcttcggCACACCGTTCTGATGGGACTGAGAGAGAAACGAAAAGGGCAAGAGAGAGATGGCCGCTCGCAAGAGCTGAAGCTAGCGGTGGTTTTGGAAAGCGCTGCCAATTTTAAAAGCAGAGGCTATTTCCCTCTAGTTTTTGTCTGAACGGGTAAAATGGAAACTTCAAACTTTGCTGGGTTGAAATAGGACCTAAAGATAGTATGTTTGAGAAGATGACCGGCAAATGTGCACCACTCACACCAAAGCTTGGAGAATCGAcgttgtgaaaaaaatattccaATCCGCATGAAAGTGCTTTTTCTGGATGCAATATTCAACGTCCtgaaaaaaaaccaactcaAATTTTATCTTCGAGTTACATTGCATTGAATTAGCCTGATGGGCCGTTGCACTTTCTCGTCGGACAATATCGTAATAACTCCTCCGAATGATATACGATCATACAGACTAATTGAGCTCGAGAATGGCCTCACGGCATTGCTCGTTCACGATCCTGAAATTTACCCAGAAGGGCCACCTGAACAAGCTGAAGAAGAATTAGAGGAAGATGAGGGCGGCGAGGATGGAGAGGCAGAGGAACACAGGGAAGGAGAGGTTGAAGAGAACGGTGTaggagatgaagatgatgaacaaCCGGAAGGTGGAGACGGTGAACtgagaaggaagagaaaggGAAAGGGAGGTGCTTCCCAGACCAAGAGAAAGGGAAAGGGAGATGCTTCCCAAACCAAGAAGGTTGGTCTATGATTTACATTGAAATTCTGCAATGCTCATCATTCGCAttgaagtttatttatttatttatttattgaaaacCCAGTTGGAGAAACTTGATAAAATATgcatttattttatgaaaattgcTTTTGAGTAGGAAAATAATATTACTTTGTGTTTGCATCACTAATTCCCAATTAGAGGAACTTCAAGATCACTGCTTTAAGATTCCAgcatcattctttttcttacaattaaatAGTTTCTACTTTCATACAATGTTTCATAGGCTCATGATTCCAATTTCCAAGTGGAGCTTCTCATGTACGCTGCTTGTCTTTTTATAAACTTTTTGCGTTGTTTGTGGTCATTCTATTTCCAAGCATACGTACTGAGAATGACATTGATCTTCAATCTACTTAATGATCAGAGTCATGTCTACTCAGCTCAGTTACaagaatttgatttaattgGATAACTAAAGATGCTTGATCATCTTTGTAGGCAGCTGCAGCAATGTCCATAGGAATAGGCAGCTTCTCTGACCCGATCGAGGCACAGGGACTTGCGCATTTTCTTGGTGTGTGTTATGTCTGCACACATTCTTCATCAAAGGATGTACTGAATGTTGATGTGCAGACACTACTAACAAATTGAAAGTTTTGCAGAACACATGCTTTTCATGGGGAGTACAGAGTTTCCGGATGAAAATGAGGTCTGTTTGTCATCAAGCTTCTtcatttttcctctttttttggtGCCAGTTAACTTGGGTTTGATGTGTAAGTCGTTAGGAGATGCAATTGATCCTTGACATCATTTATCAGAAATGAGGTTTACTGAGAGTACGTACATGGAAATACTTAACCCGAATGAACTTTTCGTCTCTAGAGATTACTACATGGCATCTGATGACTTATACATGGCATCCCCATCGTTTACTACATTGCATCTCATGTCTTCTATGTATATATGTCCGGGAGGACTTGCTTGTTCTTTTGCTGCCAACCTGCTTGCAAATGTGTCGTGCTGTGTGGAACAACTCAGTGTACACTGTACGGTAGTGTCACTGGTGAATGATTTtaatttacatttttcttCGATCTATACCTGATGGGAACAGAAACCCTTTTGGATAAATCAAATGTCAACCTTTTATCTTTGTAATTGTGTCTGGTAGCTGTTATCTTGTTTTCGGCTCATTGGTTAATAGTCAAATGATATCtagtattaatttgttttccttgGTATGCTGTGTGTGTAGCCACTTGGTTTTTACTCTTTTCTTTGCTAGTATGATAGTTACTTGTCCAAGCATGGAGGGTCATCAAATGCATACACAGAAGCAGAGCATACCTGCTACCATTTTGAAGTGAAACAGGACTTTCTTAAGGGTGCGTTGAGAAGGTAAAGTCTGAGCTCCACATGTTTTGAATATCAATAACTGAAGTCCTTGgtattgaatatatttttatggtcAATAAAGGAAGGCTGTAGTTTTATTGGTTCTTCCTGCATTggctttgaattttgtatTGCCTCGGCATTTGTAGTTGAAAAATATCTATGATCGTCCTACTTATGTTCCGAAACAAATGTGATATGACTATACTGCagattaaaaaattaagttactttgcatttatattttttcttatatatacGTGCTGACTACTTGATAAGGATATTACTTATTGGTGCACTAACCGTATCTTGGAATGGAAATGAGGTTTCCCCTTTTGATCCTTAAGATCCAACAAAGTGTTTCTTTTGTGTTCCTCAATATCTGGCTTGCCATAAACTTTTCATTGAGTTATGATCAAAGGTATATAAATCGCTTGAAATTAGAATACATGGTAAAATGCTCTGTGCTCCATATATTCCTAGAGCAATATATTTAGCTAATAGCATGTATGTTTCCCTTTGTATGAAATTTCTGTATTTGTATTCATTTCGGCTCTTTATCTTATCAGATTTTCTCAGTTCTTTGTTTCCCCCCTAGTGAAAATTGAAGCCATGGAGTGAGAGGTACAGGCTGTAGATTCAGGTGCTTGCAAGTCTTAACCAAGTTTattagtttctgtttttcctttaaaaagtTTTCCCAGTTTTGCTTACAAGTTCTTATTACTGAACGGTATTCtttattgttgaaaaaaataattttggaatGCAGAATTTAACCAGGTTTTGCAGAATGAGTCTTGCCGCCTTGAACAATTTCACTGCCATACAGCCGCACCTGGTCACCCATTTAATAAGTTCTTTTGGGGTAAAACTTGAATccattgttgtatttttttcccttctctctctctctctctctctctctctctctctcagttaCAAAAAAGATTCTATTCGTATGAAACTACATTTGGTTTTATGCATGCATGAAAGGAAATAAGAAGAGCTTGGTTGATGCAATGGAAAATGGGATCAACTTGCGCGAACGAATACTAAAATTGTACAGAGATTATTACCATGGTGGACTGATGAAGCTAGTTGTCATTGGTGGAGgtgaaattttattctttcctttcatttcAGTTTTGCTCTCTATTGggttttgctttcttttttgtttaagcCTTGTTTTTGAGGGGTTGAATGTTGATAAATATTATTGGATATGTCTTGTACCACGTAGCGTGCTGGAATGGAAGTAATGAAGTAGTTCCAGTTTGACTTGATTTCTATCCAATTGCAGGTTTTAGAAGGATTTACTAATCTACTTGGCCTTCAGGGTTTCTGTTTTATGGATGATTATATCGGATTATTTGAATTGGTAGAGGTTGATATTGGTGTACACAATTACACATTtgaattttgtcatttgtgaTGTTCTATCGGTGATGGTGATATTCTGGCAATATTTATTGGTGCGAATGACTAGTGGCAATGGAGAAGGAATTACTGTTGCTATCAACTATTAAGTGGTCTGGTGGTGCCATTGTTGATATCTTGTAGTTTTGATTGCtgtatcaaataaaaaaatacattcaTGTTTAATCATTTATGCATACAATCAACAAACCAAGAAGAATCTTTCATTCTGCTGATTTATCAAATCTATGTTAATTGTAATAGCTGTAATTGTTCCTGCAGAATCTCTTGATATACTTGAGGATTGGGTTGTGGAGTTGTTTAGTAATGTCAAAAAAGGTCCCCAAGAAAAGCTGCAGTTCAAGGCAGAAGGCCCTATCTGGAAAGCTGGAAAACTTTACAGGCTAGAGCCTGTTAGAGATTTTCATATGCTCTACTTGACATGGACACTTCCATGTCTTCATCAAGAATATTTGAAGAAACCAGAAGATTATTTAGCTCATCTCCTTGGACACGGTAATGATTCATTACTAGCTAATTTATGTTAATTATTATTCCTCTGCAGACCACAAAGCATCGTTAGTACAGGCAAAAGCAGCAGTTATAACTCCTTAAAGTAGAGGTCTCTGGAGactttgattttacaatttggttttgttttattttaagaagGGAGCTTGAATGCTTCAGTTCTTCTGTCACTTACATTCTAAATGATTATTTTTTCCTCTGGAATGGTCTCTGTTCTTACTTTTCATGCATCAtattttgttgcttttgtaTGTCATGCACATTGCATAAACAATATTACATTTCACACCGGGTTTAGTTATCTAGATTGTTTTCCAGCTACACAGTGAGAAACTTACCTTAATTTTGAGCACTAATTAAGTTATGTGTTTTTCAGAGGGCCGGGGAAGTTTGCATTTTTACCTCAAAGCTAGAGGGTGGGCAACATATTTGGCTGCTGGTGGTGGCGGTGGATGTATTTACCAAACTTCTGTGGCTTATATCTTCAACATGACCATACGCCTCACTGATTCTGGATTGGAAAAGGTGTCATCTCTATTTTATCCTCCTAGAGAATATTTTGGTATAAGATAACTTTGATTGTCCCACTGATGAATTTTTCTATCATCTTGGGAACCTACCTTAGTTTTGGATTTCCTTTCCTAGAGAGTTTGGGAGAACTTGACGATTTCATAGATTCTTACCTTTATATTTTCCAC comes from Prunus dulcis chromosome 6, ALMONDv2, whole genome shotgun sequence and encodes:
- the LOC117632102 gene encoding nardilysin-like isoform X2 — translated: MKMSYLSKHGGSSNAYTEAEHTCYHFEVKREFLKGALRRFSQFFVSPLVKNEAMEREVQAVDSEFNQALQNDSCRLEQLQCHTSTPGHPFNRFSWGNKKSLVDAMEKGINLREQILKLYRDYYHGGLMKLVLIGGESLDVLEDWVVELYGNVKKGPQVNLEFKAEGPIWKAGKLYRLEAVKDVHILNLTWTFPCLHQDYLKKPEDYLAHLLGHEGRGSLHFYLKSRGWATSLSAGVGDEGMHRSSVAYVFRMSIHLTDSGLEKIFEIIGFVYQYIKLLRKVSPQEWIFRELQDIGNMEFRFAEEQPQDDYAAELAENLLLYPAENVIYGDYVYKIWDDELIKYVLGFFTPQNMRVDVVSKSSIKSEDFQCEPWFGSHYTEEDISPSLMDLWKDPPEIDVSLHLPSKNEFIPCDFSIRSDNSCLDPANISSPRCIIDEPLIKFWYKLDNTFKLPRANTYFRINLKSGYANLKSCVLTELYILLLKDELNEIVYQASVAKLETSVSLLSDKLELKVYGFNNKLPALLSKVLATAKSFLPTDDRFKVVKEDMKRTLKNTNMKPLSHSSYLRLQVLCQSFYDVEEKLHVLKELSISDLKSFIPELCSQLYIEGLCHGNLFEEEAISLSNIFKMNFSIQPLPIELRHKEHVICLPPGANLTRDASVKNKSDTNSVIELYFQIEQEVGIESTRLKALIDLFDEIVEEPLFNQLRTKEQLGYVVECSPRVTYRVFGFCFCVQSSEYNPIYLQGRVDNFINGLEELLEGLDGDSFENYRSGLMAKLLEKDPSLTYETNRYWNQIIDKRYIFDLSKREAEELGSIDKEDVINWYKMYLQQSSPKCRRLAIRVWGCNTDRKEAEARLESVQVIEDPATFKMSSRFYPSIC
- the LOC117632102 gene encoding nardilysin-like isoform X1; the protein is MAGCTFSSDDIVIKSPNDRRLYRLIKLENGLSALLVHDPEIYPEGPPEHSKFLEHSEAEEEEDEDEDDDEDGAEGEDSEGEDDDEEDDEEDEEDEEGEGGNGELKKKGKGGASQTKKAAAAMCVGIGSFSDPFEAQGLAHFLEHMLFMGSTEFPDENEYDSYLSKHGGSSNAYTEAEHTCYHFEVKREFLKGALRRFSQFFVSPLVKNEAMEREVQAVDSEFNQALQNDSCRLEQLQCHTSTPGHPFNRFSWGNKKSLVDAMEKGINLREQILKLYRDYYHGGLMKLVLIGGESLDVLEDWVVELYGNVKKGPQVNLEFKAEGPIWKAGKLYRLEAVKDVHILNLTWTFPCLHQDYLKKPEDYLAHLLGHEGRGSLHFYLKSRGWATSLSAGVGDEGMHRSSVAYVFRMSIHLTDSGLEKIFEIIGFVYQYIKLLRKVSPQEWIFRELQDIGNMEFRFAEEQPQDDYAAELAENLLLYPAENVIYGDYVYKIWDDELIKYVLGFFTPQNMRVDVVSKSSIKSEDFQCEPWFGSHYTEEDISPSLMDLWKDPPEIDVSLHLPSKNEFIPCDFSIRSDNSCLDPANISSPRCIIDEPLIKFWYKLDNTFKLPRANTYFRINLKSGYANLKSCVLTELYILLLKDELNEIVYQASVAKLETSVSLLSDKLELKVYGFNNKLPALLSKVLATAKSFLPTDDRFKVVKEDMKRTLKNTNMKPLSHSSYLRLQVLCQSFYDVEEKLHVLKELSISDLKSFIPELCSQLYIEGLCHGNLFEEEAISLSNIFKMNFSIQPLPIELRHKEHVICLPPGANLTRDASVKNKSDTNSVIELYFQIEQEVGIESTRLKALIDLFDEIVEEPLFNQLRTKEQLGYVVECSPRVTYRVFGFCFCVQSSEYNPIYLQGRVDNFINGLEELLEGLDGDSFENYRSGLMAKLLEKDPSLTYETNRYWNQIIDKRYIFDLSKREAEELGSIDKEDVINWYKMYLQQSSPKCRRLAIRVWGCNTDRKEAEARLESVQVIEDPATFKMSSRFYPSIC